One Cydia fagiglandana chromosome 11, ilCydFagi1.1, whole genome shotgun sequence genomic region harbors:
- the LOC134669120 gene encoding ciliary microtubule inner protein 2B-like, with protein MWTDVSNRERHKYLTQTNGSFIPGYTGHCPMLKFRYGKCYGDNTRQILREIKSNGLFNKPLEYRRGDNYELDRMPRCDAPRRDAYDGIGRTPAYMTGYTGYVPGMNFRYGKSYGRAADDCIADFEENQRAMRRRADLNRTHARSRSAPKMETVHSRDEIRRDLNRFREINKYKENTISPEFPPIAGYTGHIPRIKGSEASLSQRYHCAAKRGLELIRLERDKRTELHEADGNIKAILKDKDRKFSYWNWG; from the exons ATGTGGACAGACGTTAGCAATCGCGAGAGACATAAGTATCTGACGCAGACGAATGGATCTTTTATACCGGG ATACACCGGGCACTGTCCTATGCTAAAGTTCCGTTACGGCAAATGCTACGGAGACAACACGCGGCAGATACTCAGGGAGATCAAGTCGAATGGCCTGTTCAA TAAACCGCTGGAATACCGCCGCGGCGACAACTACGAGCTAGACCGCATGCCGCGCTGCGACGCGCCGCGCCGCGACGCGTACGACGGCATCGGCCGGACGCCCGCCTACATGACCGGCTACACTGGCTACGTTCCCGGAATGAACTTTAG ATACGGCAAATCATATGGACGAGCAGCGGACGACTGTATAGCAGACTTCGAAGAGAACCAGCGGGCGATGCGTCGACGAGCCGATTTGAACCGAACCCACGCCCGCTCGCGAAGCGCGCCCAAGATGGAAACCGTGCATTCGCGAGACGAAATACGGAGAGACCTGAACCGATTTAGAGAGATCAATAAGTACAAAG AAAACACAATATCCCCCGAATTCCCACCCATAGCCGGCTACACGGGCCACATCCCGCGCATCAAAGGCTCCGAGGCCTCGCTAAGCCAGCGCTACCACTGCGCCGCCAAGCGAGGCCTAGAGCTCATCCGCCTCGAACGAGACAAGAGGACGGAGCTCCACGAGGCAGACGGCAACATTAAGGCGATACTGAAGGACAAGGATAGGAAGTTCTCGTATTGGAACTGGGGATAG
- the LOC134669123 gene encoding uncharacterized protein LOC134669123: MSVLALLSLLLLCAAHPRQNFRCLFYKGECVPHCPRNMHPYHTRCDQDAMSQRTCRSRYVYPIGFTCGWSRCDCNGDLLLEEDQMRCVKEEDCPDPSLRKRKSRRRLHLPEGTDSDEMFNIG; the protein is encoded by the exons ATGTCGGTTCTTGCGTTACTTTCTTTGCTCCTATTGTGCGCAGCTCATCCGCGACAGAATTTCCGATGTCTTTTTTACAAAGGCGAAT GTGTACCCCACTGTCCACGTAACATGCACCCGTACCACACGCGCTGCGATCAAGATGCAATGTCGCAGCGCACTTGCCGTTCCAGATATGTCTATCCCATAG GGTTCACATGCGGCTGGTCGCGCTGCGATTGCAACGGTGATCTTCTTCTGGAAGAGGATCAAATGCGCTGCGTGAAGGAAGAAGACTGCCCGGATCCGAGTCTGCGCAAGCGCAAGTCCCGGCGTCGGCTGCACTTGCCTGAGGGCACCGACAGCGATGAAATGTTTAACATTGGCTAA
- the LOC134668682 gene encoding sorting nexin-14-like, whose amino-acid sequence MFTLCVYCVERGAEPRAWSVERSEHDFHLLRSKLQEFHGERLLQDLPLPSRRDNSPLETLRYKYEDFLQRALEAPLLQSSALLRLFLSCTDFALAAAAAALNGPDIGNMVTAVTHRLRKEKGQHLESFLRNYLLSADLERYQALKQGAGVEEAQEVSEDVSKRPRRRDIRESVFGNNFDVEPSGELIDGSYQDKVRGFTQCLMYLLIKVIHARGWVVHVVGGAVAAARRAADDAAEHWLNKTLATSLCERRLAHLIRLGHDILFGKRSIPPRLPAAEQRQVALWQLRRAPAPAAAAALGPGAAQALDKAFELLQRPQLNKQLVYNLLDLCIMELFPELSATDNTSPNEPKS is encoded by the exons ATGTTCACGCTGTGCGTGTACTGCGTGGAGCGCGGCGCCGAGCCCCGCGCCTGGAGCGTGGAGCGCAGCGAGCACGACTTCCATCTGCTGCGGAGCAAGCTGCAGGAGTTCCACGGCGAGCGCCTGCTGCAGGACCTGCCGCTACCCTCCAGGAG AGACAACAGCCCATTGGAAACGCTGCGCTACAAATACGAAGACTTCCTACAGCGCGCTCTAGAAGCACCTCTACTCCAGAGCTCCGCACTGCTTCGGCTGTTCCTCTCTTGCACGGACTTCGCTCTCGCGGCGGCCGCTGCTGCTTTGAATGGACCAGACATTGGGAACATGGTCACGGCGGTTACGCATAGGTTGAGGAAGGAAAAGGGACAACATTTGGAGTCGTTTCTGAGGAATTATCTACTGTCTGCTGATTTGGAGCGATATCAAGCGCT aaagcAAGGCGCGGGCGTAGAAGAGGCCCAAGAAGTGAGCGAAGACGTGAGCAAACGGCCGCGCCGCCGCGACATCAGAGAATCGGTATTTGGCAACAATTTCGATGTCGAACCCAGCGGGGAACTCATCGATGGCAGCTATCAAGACAAAGTTAGGGGGTTCACGCAGTGTCTTATGTATTTAT TAATAAAAGTGATCCACGCACGCGGCTGGGTCGTGCACGTGGTCGGCGGAGCGGTCGCGGCCGCGCGGCGCGCCGCGGACGACGCCGCGGAGCATTGGCTCAATAAAACACTTGCTACTAGTTTGTGTGAACGACGGCTGGCGCATCTCATCAGGCTAGGGCATG ACATATTATTCGGCAAGAGATCCATCCCGCCGCGGCTGCCGGCGGCCGAGCAGCGTCAAGTAGCGCTCTGGCAGCTGCGccgcgcccccgcgcccgccgccgcggccgcgctCGGGCCCGGCGCCGCGCAAGCGCTAGATAAGGCGTTTGAGCTGCTGCAGCGGCCGCAGCTTAACAAACAG TTGGTGTACAATCTTCTCGATCTATGTATAATGGAGCTGTTCCCGGAATTAAGTGCCACAGATAACACATCACCGAACGAACCAAAGAGTTGA